In Alphaproteobacteria bacterium, one genomic interval encodes:
- a CDS encoding FAD-dependent monooxygenase — MAAEDRVVIAGAGPVGLVAALRLADRGIPVLVVEANPDLAIDLRASTHHPPTLDMLDEYGITQQMIADGLLAPTWQFRDRETGERAEFDLSLIKDETAHPYRLQCEQHKLTRLILEKIKNWDNVEVWFNSRLEDVGQDADSAWAVVNREGEKVTVRGRYLIGADGASSAVRIKLGIGFEGVTYPEWFVQGTTTFEFRDYMPNLSLINYVSDSDEWFVLLRVIGKWRALFPSRDGETQEEAIADESIQKRLNGIHAKSEPYDLLHKTIYRIHQRVATTYNMGRIFLAGDAAHLNNPLGGMGMNGGIHDAVNLTDKLTAVWRGEGDESLFDRYTRQRQPIAVENVQAQAERNRKLLNERDPKVRLANFRETQQTALDKKKARDFLMRSSMIEGLRRAETIA; from the coding sequence ATGGCCGCTGAGGATCGGGTAGTTATCGCGGGGGCGGGGCCGGTTGGCCTGGTCGCTGCTCTACGCTTGGCAGATCGAGGGATTCCGGTGCTGGTTGTCGAGGCCAATCCTGACCTCGCGATCGATTTGCGCGCCTCGACCCACCATCCGCCGACCCTGGATATGCTCGACGAATACGGCATCACCCAGCAGATGATCGCCGATGGCCTGCTGGCCCCCACCTGGCAATTCCGCGACCGGGAAACCGGCGAACGGGCCGAGTTCGATCTTAGTCTGATCAAGGACGAGACGGCGCATCCCTACCGGCTGCAATGCGAACAGCACAAGCTGACGCGGTTGATCCTCGAAAAGATCAAGAATTGGGACAATGTCGAGGTCTGGTTCAACAGCCGCTTAGAAGACGTCGGCCAGGACGCCGATTCGGCCTGGGCGGTGGTGAACCGTGAGGGCGAAAAGGTAACGGTTCGCGGTCGCTACTTGATTGGGGCGGACGGCGCCAGTAGCGCTGTGCGGATCAAGCTTGGCATCGGCTTCGAGGGCGTTACCTATCCTGAGTGGTTCGTCCAGGGCACGACGACGTTTGAGTTCCGGGACTACATGCCGAACCTGTCGCTGATCAATTACGTGTCGGATTCGGACGAATGGTTCGTGCTGTTGCGAGTCATCGGCAAGTGGCGTGCGCTGTTCCCCTCGCGGGACGGCGAAACCCAGGAAGAGGCCATTGCCGACGAAAGCATTCAGAAACGTCTGAACGGCATTCACGCGAAGTCTGAGCCTTACGACCTGTTGCACAAGACGATCTACCGGATCCATCAACGCGTTGCGACGACTTACAACATGGGCCGAATCTTCCTTGCCGGCGATGCCGCACACCTGAACAACCCGCTGGGCGGCATGGGCATGAACGGCGGGATCCACGATGCCGTCAATCTGACCGACAAGTTGACTGCGGTGTGGCGCGGCGAGGGCGACGAAAGCCTATTCGACCGCTACACCCGCCAGCGTCAACCGATCGCGGTGGAGAACGTGCAGGCCCAGGCCGAGCGCAATCGCAAGCTGTTGAACGAGCGCGACCCCAAGGTCCGGCTCGCCAACTTCCGGGAAACCCAGCAAACCGCGTTGGATAAAAAGAAAGCGCGGGACTTCCTGATGCGTTCCTCCATGATCGAAGGACTGCGGCGGGCCGAAACTATCGCGTGA
- a CDS encoding class I SAM-dependent methyltransferase, which produces MAVVNHMFLEANHDENARDAFVLNLKWHINLGLAPGLKKVYEQRAKPAFKKETGRDFKNRHELRKQMLDEDYFQSWASMWRTAQHLMWESAETKIDRQYDELVDKTTVKGKKLGSLKTNPNLEVPRYVAAVDIHEQPGGYGFDMGDGDITAGAFYDAAGGLYGRGQGLAMGDSPAQALINFIKSRYPDLKPKRILDQGCSVGGSTIAWVDAFPDAEVHAIDVSAGMLRMAHAKLEKLGRRVHFSQQNAEHTEFPDNYFDLIISNIMLHETSGKALPRIMKDCYRILKPGGVVAHMDVPLRNRELDVYTQWYRDWSTHFNNEPFWGALHDLDIKKPILAAGFKKEEAFDELIPNTAGNGGVWWAAGGRKT; this is translated from the coding sequence ATGGCGGTCGTCAATCACATGTTCCTGGAGGCCAACCACGACGAAAACGCCCGCGACGCGTTCGTCCTGAACCTCAAATGGCATATCAACCTCGGCCTCGCCCCTGGGCTGAAAAAGGTATACGAGCAGCGGGCCAAGCCCGCTTTCAAAAAGGAGACCGGGCGCGACTTCAAGAATCGCCACGAACTGCGCAAACAGATGCTCGACGAGGACTACTTTCAGTCCTGGGCCTCGATGTGGCGGACGGCCCAGCACCTTATGTGGGAATCGGCCGAAACCAAGATCGACCGCCAGTACGACGAGTTGGTCGACAAGACGACCGTCAAAGGGAAGAAGCTGGGAAGCCTCAAGACCAACCCCAACTTAGAAGTTCCGCGGTACGTCGCCGCGGTCGATATTCACGAGCAGCCCGGCGGCTATGGCTTCGACATGGGCGACGGCGATATTACAGCCGGGGCGTTCTACGATGCCGCCGGCGGCCTCTATGGTCGCGGCCAGGGCTTGGCGATGGGCGACAGCCCGGCCCAGGCACTGATCAATTTCATCAAGTCCCGCTACCCCGACCTCAAGCCGAAGCGCATTCTCGATCAGGGATGTTCGGTGGGCGGCAGCACGATCGCTTGGGTCGACGCCTTTCCCGACGCTGAAGTGCATGCCATCGACGTCAGCGCAGGGATGCTGCGCATGGCCCATGCCAAGCTCGAGAAGCTCGGCAGGCGGGTACATTTCTCGCAGCAGAACGCCGAGCACACGGAGTTCCCGGACAACTATTTCGACCTGATCATCTCAAACATCATGCTGCACGAAACCTCGGGCAAAGCGCTGCCGCGGATCATGAAGGATTGCTATCGCATCCTGAAGCCGGGTGGGGTCGTTGCTCACATGGATGTGCCCCTGCGCAACCGCGAACTGGACGTCTACACCCAGTGGTACCGGGATTGGAGCACGCACTTCAACAACGAGCCGTTCTGGGGCGCGCTGCACGATCTGGACATCAAGAAACCGAT